AGCTTTTTTTGCATGGCGAGGGTTTGATTATAAGGTGCGTCGTGGGCCAAACGCATACTAGCCCGGACATCATCATCCTCGACTTTTGGGAAAAAGTTAAAAGGTACGGTACCACTTTTAACCAAAGCGATGGAAAGTGCTAATAGAACCATGGAGAAGGTAATGACACTCCAGCGGTGCCGGAGAGAGAAGAGCAGAATGGGCCGGTAATAGCCCAAGGTAAAGCGCTGTAGGGCACGCCCCATGCCTTTGCGACTGGCTTGACGGAGTTTTTGAATATCTAACCCTGCGGTATGGGCTAAATGAGCAGGCAAAACATAAAAGGATTCGAGCAAAGAAAAAAGCAGTACCAATACGACAATGGCTGGGATCAGCATAAAAATTTTACCCAGCGTACCGGGTACAAAAAACAGCGGCATAAAAGCTGCCACCGTGGTCAGTATTGAAAAAGTAACTGGGGTTGCGATCTGCCGTGTTCCAGTTATGGCTGCGCCTGTTGTCGGCACACCGCGCTGCATTTGAGCGTAGATGTTTTCACCAACGACAATGGCATCATCCACCACCAACCCTAATGTCACAATGAAGGCAAAGAGGGTGACCATGTTGATGGAGAGATCAGCCCCTGGCATAAGCACAAAGGCCCCTAGAAATGAGAAGGGGATACCTACCGCAACCCAGGCAGCCAGGCGCAGATTGAGAAACACGGCAAGGATGATCAAGACCAGTATCAAACCCAGCCCAGCATTTTTTAACAGTAGTTGAATACGGCCCTTTAAAATTTCTGAATTATCTTTCCAGGTGTCGACATGAATGGTTTGAGGCAAGGTTTGCCTGAGCTGCTCTGCATAAGCTTTAACACGATCACTAACCCCTGTCGGGGTCTCTTTCCCAACACGATAAGCGGTTAAGCGCAGTGCTGGCGTACTGTTGAAGTAGTAGGCTTTTTCTTCATCTTCGCGGTACGCATCACGGATGGTGGCAATATCACCTAAGCGTACGGCTGCTCCCCGGGTATCTTCAACAATAACCAGATCTTTTAGTTTACTTCCTTGTCGTCTGCGCTCGTTCACGCGTATCAGGGTATCCCCTGCTTGGTTCTTTAATGTACCGGCTGGCCGCTCTAAGCTTGATTGACCAATACGTATGGCAACATCGTTTAACGTCAGTCCTAGAGATTCCAACTGTTCTCTATGCATTTCAACATGGATCTCAGGGTCAGGTAGTCCACTCAGCTCAACCTGTGTAATGCCAGGAATACGTAAAAGATCTTGTCTGGCCCGTTCTGCAACCGGTTGCAGGTCTGCCATAGGAATATGGGCTGAGAGAATAAGATCAATAACATGACGTTTATTGACCACACGCTTAACCACCGGCCTTTCTGATTCCTGTGGGAAGGTGGTAATTCGGTTCACTTCACTCTGAACATCATTGAGGATGCGGTCACCATCGACATCTCGTTGCAGTTCAAGACTGATACGCGCTTGCCCCTCTGCTGCGTTAGAAGAGACACTTTTGATCCCATCTAACCCCTGAACCACCTCCTCAACCGCAAGCACAATGCCTTGTTCAACTTCTAAAGGGCTCGCGCCGGGATAGTCCACCGTGATCACGACCCGATCCAGGTCAAATTCAGGAAAAATTTCCTGCTTACTTTCCAACAAACCCAACAGGCCCCCAACAATCACAACCACCATGAATAGGTTGGCAGCCACAGGATTATGGACCATCCAGGCAATGGGCCCATGGGGTGTTGTCTGTGTGGATCGTTCATGAACGGGTTGTGGACGGTTGGGCATCATGGTTATTTGGCTCCGCTTGGCTTGGTGCGGGGCTGCTGTTCAGTAAGGGTGACGGGTTGCCCGTCAACGGGTAGTGAAAGAGGGCTTACCACCAGGTTAAGATGACGCTGATCAGACTGAGGTATGCGGACATACAACACCCCTTGATCTTCCCACATAGGTTCTATGGTATAGGATTTTAATGCTTGGTTTTGGACTGTCCATATCCGGTTGCCATCCTCGGTTGCTTGCGTTGGGATGGCATAGATATGTGGTTGAGGAGAGCCTGTTAATTGGGCATGAACAAAACTGCCAGGTAACAGTGGCAAGCCACGGCTCATCATCGGGTTATCCAGCTTGGCCAATAGCGTCAAACGCCGCGTTGTGGTTTGCAACTCACCTAAAACCCCTGTGAGCTGTGCCACCGTTGCTGGCACTTGCATATTGGTACTGGGACGCAAAAATAGTTTTGGCCCTTTACCTTGTTGAATTTTCTTATGGTTCAGTAGTGAAAACTGAGGTTGAGCCATACTTAAATGCACTAAAAAATGATCACTGGCAATCAAACGAGCAATCTCTTGCCCTGCAACAAGCCATTGCCCCATCGCCACATCTTTGCTGACCACCAATGCATCAAAAGGGGCAAAGAGCAGGGTATAACGATGCTCTCTTTTAGCCTGCTCATGTTCAATACGTGCGGTTGCCAGCTTTTGTCGAGCAACCCCTAGATGGGGAAGTCTTAGTGCCAGGTCACTGGCCTGCTTGCTGTCACCCCGGCGCAAAACCGCCCAGTCCTGCTTGGCGAGTTTTTGCCGACCTGCTTCAATTTCCAACTCCAGTTCCGCAGTACGCGCACGGCTAGCCAGCAGTTTGATATGTCGTTTGGCCTCTTGATCCTCTAATCGAACCAATAACGCCCCTTTTTTTACCGTGCCCCCTAAAATCAGATTGGGGTGAACCTCCACCACACGCCCTGCAATACGTGGCATTAAACGTAATTGACGGCTGGGGTAAACTTCTCCTGTGAGTGTCATTTTAGGGGCGTGCCATGCAGGCTGGATGGCTTGTACTTGAATGTTTGGCCTCGCCTGCATGGAGACAGGTGTGGCCGGTAACGGATCCATGGTTCCGATATAGCGGATCGCCATGGCACCACCCGCTAAAATAAGCAGTGGAAAAAGTAGGGTTTGTAATGCCTTAAAACGGTTCATGGTGGGCTCAGAGCTTTAGGTTGACTGAGATCATAATACAGACCATCCAAATAGCAGCTGACTGCTGATGGGATAGGTTTTTTTAGCAGTGTGGGCTGCGTACCTAGGTTTGGGAAGGATTTATAGAAAAAGTTCATGGATAGGTGCAGGTTTTTATTTGACGTGTATGTGAGTAAACCATGAAAGAGATGAATAAAATGCGACGCACATGCGCCTTGCGTTGTGATGAGATGAATACTACGGAAAAACATACTGCAAAGGTGTTTTTGACGTAGCCAAGGGTCTGTGACACATGTCAAAAGGGTTCATCCCTTCACGCCGTTAAAGATGGGATTACGCGCTGTACATTTGATTACAAGGCACACTATGGGGTGGTATCAGTCATGTCTGAACGGATTTTAATTGTTGAAGATGAGACCGACCTGTTGCGGACGCTTGAATATAATTTCAACCAATCCGGGTTTGATACAATGACAACCACCAATGGTCGTGAAGCTGTGCGTCTGGTCTCGCAAAAACCAGGGCCAGATCTGATCGTACTGGATGTTATGTTACCCGGTATCTCAGGTTTTGATGTGTGTAAAACCCTACGCAGTCGGGAGGGTACCCGAAAAATTCCCATTATTATGCTGACAGCCCGTGGAGAGAGTGAAGATCAGGAGATGGGCTTTGATATGGGGGCGGATGACTATGTGACCAAGCCATTTAGCATGCGTGAGCTGCTTTTACGTGTTAAAGCCATACTGCGCCGTGCCCATGTTGTCTCCGCACCAGACTTACCCGTGGAAGATCTCTGTTTTGGCCCTTTAAAGGTGGATCAGACTGCACACCAAGTGTGGGTAACAGGTCAAGAAATACAGTTAACCTTTATGGAATTTAAACTGCTGGTGGCTTTTTTGGAAAACCGAGGGCGTTTGTTAACCCGCGATTTTCTATTGGATGAAGTTTGGGGTCTCTCCGCCGCGGTACAAACCCGTACCATTGATACCCATGTAAAACGTTTGCGCCAAAAACTGGGGGTGGCAGGGCAATATATTGAAACCCTGCGCGGTGCCGGTTACCGCTTTGTTAAAGAACTGGGACGTGACCAGTAAGTATGGATCAAACGGAAATACACCGTAAAAATATGTGCATGACATATCCTTGCCAATGCTCGATCAAGAGCATCCATTAAGAACCCTTATCTTTAATCAGCTACTCTGCTGTTTTTGCAGTTTTTTCTCTCTTATCATATGGAGCTTGAATTTTTTTTTAACTCCAGGCAACTTGGTATCTATCAATGTTACAAATATAGGCTGTGCTGTGCACAGGTGCTCTATATCTGTTCAACATTCGGAGAGGCCATGGACGAGTCGACCTATATGGAAGAGAAGCCGCGCATCCTGATTGTGGATGACCGGCCGGAAAATATTCTAACCATTGAAGAGACGCTCCGTGATTTAGAAGCTGAGCTGGTCACTGCACGCAGTGGAAATGAAGCCCTAAGTTTGCTTTTAGATGGACCTTTTGCGCTGGTTATTATGGATGTTCACCTACCTGACCTGAGTGGTTTTGAGGTGGTGGATTTAATGTCCAATGTCCAACGCACTAAACGTATTCCCATCATATTTATCTCCGCCGTGCATAAGGATGAAAGCCATATCTTTAAGGGCTATTATCTGGGTGCTGTGGATTATATGCTCAAACCCTTTGAACCTGCGATTCTCCGTGGCAAGGTTTCCGTTTTTCTTGCGCTTGATCAACAAGGTAAAGTTATTGAGCGCCAAAAAGCGGATCTCCAGCGAAGCCGGGATCTTCTAGAGGAGCGTGTTGTACAGCGTACAGCTCAGCTCTCTGAGCTCAATGAACGGTTACAGTCAGAAATGACGGCCCGCTCTGTGGTGGAAAAAGCTCTTTCCAGTTCGGAAGAGACTCTGCGCAACCTGTTAACCTATACGCCTGATGTGATCATTTCACTCAACGGTGAAAATGCCATTCGTTTTATCAATCGGGCGGGTGCTCTACCACTACCTCAAGCTTTGGAAGTTGGTGACTCTCTAACCGCACAACTACCCACTTCAACAGCAAAGCGTATGGCCCGTGCCATCTCATTAGCCAGAGGCCAGCAAAAAGCCCAAACCGTAACATTAGCCATTGGGGAAGCCAGTTGGTGGGAGGCTCAAATTCTACCAAGCAATACTGTCAACGATGGCCCTTCTGATCTGCTTTTGATCATTCGTGATATGACCGAACGACGTAGCATGCTTACCCGCATGGTGCGCAATGCCCACTTGGTGACCATCGGTGTGTTGGCCAGTTCTGTGGCCCATGAGATCAATAATCCCAATAATGCGATTCAATTTAATGCTGCTTTTATCAATAAGGCATGGCGGGATGCTCAACCTATTCTAAAAGCTTATGCCGAGGAAAATGGTAGCTATGATCTTGGTGGAATACCCTTTGAGGAAGTCCAAGAAGAGATGCCTAAACTGCTGGATGGCATCGGTAAAAACTCCAACCGCATTAAAGAGATCGTCTCGTCACTCAAACAGAATAGAAGAGATGCCGAAGTTGCTTTGCAGCCGGTGAATATGTTGGAGGTGGTGGAAGAGGCGCTCTCTATCCATGAACACCTTCTAAACCGTTATGGTATTACAGTAGATTTGGCGATTGCTGGTGACCTGCCAATGATCTCAGGGGTTCAGCTACAGCTGGAACAGGTACTGGGAAATGTGATCAGTAATGCCCTTGAAGCCATGCGGGAGCAGGGGGGGACCTTGCAGATCCATGGTGGGGTGATGGAGAGTAACGAACGGCTTGTTATTTTGGTGCAGGATAGTGGGGATGGTATGCAGGAGGATCAGATGAAGCGGGTTTGTGAACCCTTCTTTACCACCCGTCAGGAGCAAGGGGGGACAGGGCTTGGTCTCTCCATCACCTCTCGGATCTTACGTGATCATGGTGGCGAGCTCTCTTTTGAGTCAGAGCCTGGTCAAGGCACCCTGGTGCGCATTGAACTCCCCACCAATAAAAAGGGCATCTCATGACCCAAAGCCACCCAGTGGCCATTCCTCCTACTTTTTTGGTGGATGATGAAGTTGATATTCTTTTGGCTTCTCGTATTACCCTGCGTAGTCATGGTATTACCCAGGTTGAGACCTTGGAGGATGGTCGGCAACTGATTGGGCGTATTGCCCAAGAAGGGGCTGCTGTGGTGGTGGTGGATCTCATGATGCCACAAATCAGTGGTATTGATCTGCTCATTGAGGTTAAAAAACACTACCCTGAAATTCCCGTTATTGTCATGACAGCACTGGAGGAAGTGGAAGTTGCCATCCGCTGCATGAAAGAAGGGGCGTTTGACTATCTGCTTAAGCCGGTCGAAGAGACGCGCTTTGTCTCTGCGGTTAAACGTGCGCAAGAGATGTACAGCCTTCGGCATCAGCTTGATACCTTACGTCATCATATGTTGGCTGATGGGGTCGAGCATCAACAGGCTTTTGAAGGAATTATTACCCAGAGCAATAAAATGCTTGCCCTGTTTCGGTATGCGGAAGCTGTTGCCAAGTCTAATGAACCGGTTCTGATCACCGGTGAAACAGGTACCGGAAAAGAGCTGGTCGCCCGTGCAGTACACAACTTAACCGAGCGTGCTGGGCAGTTTGTGGCCGTAAATGTGGCAGGCATGGCAGGTGATCTTTTTTCAGATACCCTGTTTGGTCATAAAAAGGGCGCTTTTTCCAGTGCAGACTCTGTACGTTCTGGTCTTATCCACCAAGCTGAAGGGGGCACACTGTTTCTGGATGAAATTGGTGATCTGAATATTGTTGATCAGGTTAAATTACTAAGGTTGCTGCAAGAGGGCCAATACTATCCACTGGGTTCTGATGTGCCTCAGCGTAGCAATGCGCGAATTGTGGTGGCAACCAATGTTAATTTACAGGCAAAAATGCGTGATGAAACCTTCCGCTCAGACCTGTTCTTTCGACTTTCAGCTCACCATTTGCAAATTCCATCTCTGAGAGAGCGCAAAGAGGATCTTCCTCTACTGGTTTCGGCTTTTTTGCAAATGGCCGCCAAAGAGATGGATAAAAAAACACCCACCCCCCCACACGAACTCTTTACGCTGTTGGCCACTTATGACTACCCAGGTAATGTGCGGGAATTACGCGCCTTGGTTTGGGATGCTGTAGCACGGCACCAGGGGGGCGTACTTTCAATGTCTAGCTTTCGGACGGCGATCAAACCAGCCAAGCTACCGGTTATAGAGTCTCCTCAAAACGTGGGGGATCAAGACGGGTTCTTTAGCCATGTTCAAGGAAACCTGCCTACATTGAAAGAGGCAGAGGTCGCTTTGGTGGAAGAGGCGATGCACCGGGCAGACAATAACCAGGGTATTGCCTCTGGCATGTTAGGGATCTCCCGCTCAGCTTTAAACCAACGCTTAAAAAAAATGCGTAGCTGTTAACAAGTGCCATGTGTGGGCTAGCAGCGCCACTCCTGTTCTATGGTTGCGGCATCGGCAGGTCGGCTAAAGAGATAACCTTGACCAATGGGGCACCCCAGTTGCCGCATAACATCAGCTTGATAGTCGGTCTCTACACCTTCCGCCACCACCTCTAAGTGAAGACTCCGGGCTAAGGACTGAATACCGTTAACCATGGGTAGCGCATAGCGGTCGTCACTTCCCAACGGTTGAATAAAAGATCGATCAATCTTTAGCACATCCACATCAAAACGGCTTAAATAGCTTAAGGATGAATAGCCGGTACCAAAATCATCAATGGCCAAGCGCACCCCAATATCTTTTAGAGCTTTGATCAAGGGTACACTCTGTTGAGCGTTTTCCATCATGACTGTTTCAGTGATTTCAAGCTCTAACCAGTGTGGTTCTAGTTGATAGGTTTCCAGAAGGGCTTCAATCTGGCCTGGAAGTACTTCCCCACGTATTTGATGACTGGAAAGATTAACAGACATACGCAGTTCAGGGGGCATACGCCCATGGTCACGCCATTGGCGCAGTTGAGCACAAGCTTGTTCGAGTAACTGTAGTCCCATCGGGATGATTAACCCAGACTCTTCAGCAATGGCAATGAACTGGCCGGGCATTAACAACCCTTCTGTCGGATGTTGCCAGCGTACCAAAGCTTCAACACCGATTAAGGCTCCGGTGGGTAGGTCTATTTGAGGTTGGTAGTGTAAGATCAAGCCCTGCTTGTTCTGTAACGCCTGCTCTAGTGAGCTTTCCAACATCATGCGGCGTTGGGATTGGGCATCCATTTCACTGTTGAAAAAGGCAAACCCTCGCTCTCTTTTTTGCTTGGCATGGTACATTGCAGCGTCAGCATGGCGCATTAAATCTTCTTGGTTATCGCCATCATCCGGGTACAGAGCAATACCTACGCTGGCACCAATAAGCAAACGTCGCCCATTAAGCTCAACAGGT
The sequence above is drawn from the Magnetococcus sp. PR-3 genome and encodes:
- a CDS encoding efflux RND transporter permease subunit, translated to MMPNRPQPVHERSTQTTPHGPIAWMVHNPVAANLFMVVVIVGGLLGLLESKQEIFPEFDLDRVVITVDYPGASPLEVEQGIVLAVEEVVQGLDGIKSVSSNAAEGQARISLELQRDVDGDRILNDVQSEVNRITTFPQESERPVVKRVVNKRHVIDLILSAHIPMADLQPVAERARQDLLRIPGITQVELSGLPDPEIHVEMHREQLESLGLTLNDVAIRIGQSSLERPAGTLKNQAGDTLIRVNERRRQGSKLKDLVIVEDTRGAAVRLGDIATIRDAYREDEEKAYYFNSTPALRLTAYRVGKETPTGVSDRVKAYAEQLRQTLPQTIHVDTWKDNSEILKGRIQLLLKNAGLGLILVLIILAVFLNLRLAAWVAVGIPFSFLGAFVLMPGADLSINMVTLFAFIVTLGLVVDDAIVVGENIYAQMQRGVPTTGAAITGTRQIATPVTFSILTTVAAFMPLFFVPGTLGKIFMLIPAIVVLVLLFSLLESFYVLPAHLAHTAGLDIQKLRQASRKGMGRALQRFTLGYYRPILLFSLRHRWSVITFSMVLLALSIALVKSGTVPFNFFPKVEDDDVRASMRLAHDAPYNQTLAMQKKLEHAARKAAEHLGDPSLIDGMFTRVGEAVRTGGHGSPRPSSGSHLVAMELHLKDIAKTGVSASQFATAWRQAMTPLPPEIEGLSFHYNIGPGAGADVDVELSHPDLRMLEQAAQQLEQHMRRMDQLVNVESGFSVGKPQLDFTLTPLATNYGITANDVANQLRDAIYGAEAVREQRNRHEMRIMVRFPSHQRRNELDLKKLLIHTPQGEMVPLPHVATFKRSTAPTTIVREGSIRVINVSGELAPGVRDPRKAMKQLNSNIIPALKAAFPALKSRYVGAKRENDDTFTVLRHYYLLALVVIYALLAIPFASYRQPLIIMSVIPMGFVGAVAGHMVMDYGMSLVSILGIIALSGVVVNDSLILIHGANRARDTGLTPYKAVIHAGISRLRPILLTSLTTFVGLAPMIFETSVQARFLIPMALSLGFGVLFATFVVLILVPVLYLLLTPRSCE
- a CDS encoding efflux RND transporter periplasmic adaptor subunit, with product MNRFKALQTLLFPLLILAGGAMAIRYIGTMDPLPATPVSMQARPNIQVQAIQPAWHAPKMTLTGEVYPSRQLRLMPRIAGRVVEVHPNLILGGTVKKGALLVRLEDQEAKRHIKLLASRARTAELELEIEAGRQKLAKQDWAVLRRGDSKQASDLALRLPHLGVARQKLATARIEHEQAKREHRYTLLFAPFDALVVSKDVAMGQWLVAGQEIARLIASDHFLVHLSMAQPQFSLLNHKKIQQGKGPKLFLRPSTNMQVPATVAQLTGVLGELQTTTRRLTLLAKLDNPMMSRGLPLLPGSFVHAQLTGSPQPHIYAIPTQATEDGNRIWTVQNQALKSYTIEPMWEDQGVLYVRIPQSDQRHLNLVVSPLSLPVDGQPVTLTEQQPRTKPSGAK
- a CDS encoding response regulator transcription factor, with translation MSERILIVEDETDLLRTLEYNFNQSGFDTMTTTNGREAVRLVSQKPGPDLIVLDVMLPGISGFDVCKTLRSREGTRKIPIIMLTARGESEDQEMGFDMGADDYVTKPFSMRELLLRVKAILRRAHVVSAPDLPVEDLCFGPLKVDQTAHQVWVTGQEIQLTFMEFKLLVAFLENRGRLLTRDFLLDEVWGLSAAVQTRTIDTHVKRLRQKLGVAGQYIETLRGAGYRFVKELGRDQ
- a CDS encoding ATP-binding protein yields the protein MDESTYMEEKPRILIVDDRPENILTIEETLRDLEAELVTARSGNEALSLLLDGPFALVIMDVHLPDLSGFEVVDLMSNVQRTKRIPIIFISAVHKDESHIFKGYYLGAVDYMLKPFEPAILRGKVSVFLALDQQGKVIERQKADLQRSRDLLEERVVQRTAQLSELNERLQSEMTARSVVEKALSSSEETLRNLLTYTPDVIISLNGENAIRFINRAGALPLPQALEVGDSLTAQLPTSTAKRMARAISLARGQQKAQTVTLAIGEASWWEAQILPSNTVNDGPSDLLLIIRDMTERRSMLTRMVRNAHLVTIGVLASSVAHEINNPNNAIQFNAAFINKAWRDAQPILKAYAEENGSYDLGGIPFEEVQEEMPKLLDGIGKNSNRIKEIVSSLKQNRRDAEVALQPVNMLEVVEEALSIHEHLLNRYGITVDLAIAGDLPMISGVQLQLEQVLGNVISNALEAMREQGGTLQIHGGVMESNERLVILVQDSGDGMQEDQMKRVCEPFFTTRQEQGGTGLGLSITSRILRDHGGELSFESEPGQGTLVRIELPTNKKGIS
- a CDS encoding sigma-54-dependent transcriptional regulator → MTQSHPVAIPPTFLVDDEVDILLASRITLRSHGITQVETLEDGRQLIGRIAQEGAAVVVVDLMMPQISGIDLLIEVKKHYPEIPVIVMTALEEVEVAIRCMKEGAFDYLLKPVEETRFVSAVKRAQEMYSLRHQLDTLRHHMLADGVEHQQAFEGIITQSNKMLALFRYAEAVAKSNEPVLITGETGTGKELVARAVHNLTERAGQFVAVNVAGMAGDLFSDTLFGHKKGAFSSADSVRSGLIHQAEGGTLFLDEIGDLNIVDQVKLLRLLQEGQYYPLGSDVPQRSNARIVVATNVNLQAKMRDETFRSDLFFRLSAHHLQIPSLRERKEDLPLLVSAFLQMAAKEMDKKTPTPPHELFTLLATYDYPGNVRELRALVWDAVARHQGGVLSMSSFRTAIKPAKLPVIESPQNVGDQDGFFSHVQGNLPTLKEAEVALVEEAMHRADNNQGIASGMLGISRSALNQRLKKMRSC
- a CDS encoding putative bifunctional diguanylate cyclase/phosphodiesterase, whose protein sequence is INPAFCAISGYERHEVLGLNPGFSKSDRHDSQFYTQMWEDLKEHGSWSGEIWDRRKNGELYPKRLRINTVTDLQGNPRYYVGIFSDITTAKQAEQRLETLAFQDSLTQLPNRTLFHDRLQQEIRSSRRQRKQFALFFIDLDLFKRVNDTFGHSVGDQLLIAVGQRLTHMVRDNDVVARMGGDEFTIIASDIKHAEAAAQVAQKITQKLSEPVELNGRRLLIGASVGIALYPDDGDNQEDLMRHADAAMYHAKQKRERGFAFFNSEMDAQSQRRMMLESSLEQALQNKQGLILHYQPQIDLPTGALIGVEALVRWQHPTEGLLMPGQFIAIAEESGLIIPMGLQLLEQACAQLRQWRDHGRMPPELRMSVNLSSHQIRGEVLPGQIEALLETYQLEPHWLELEITETVMMENAQQSVPLIKALKDIGVRLAIDDFGTGYSSLSYLSRFDVDVLKIDRSFIQPLGSDDRYALPMVNGIQSLARSLHLEVVAEGVETDYQADVMRQLGCPIGQGYLFSRPADAATIEQEWRC